In Cydia strobilella chromosome 6, ilCydStro3.1, whole genome shotgun sequence, one DNA window encodes the following:
- the LOC134742278 gene encoding E3 ubiquitin-protein ligase Siah1-like codes for MSTNKRRGGASSCAVPGVPALAVPTVPTAMSADLASLFECPVCFDYVLPPILQCQSGHLVCSSCRPKLSCCPTCRGPLGNIRNLAMEKVASNVMFPCKHSNTGCTVTLVHTEKAEHEEACEFRPYSCPCPGASCKWQGGLDQVMPHLMMSHKSITTLQGEDIVFLATDINLPGAVDWVMMQSCFNHHFMLVLEKQEKFDGHQQFFAIVQLIGSRKEAENFAYRLELNGHRRRLTWEAMPRSIHEGVSSAIMNSDCLVFDTSLAQLFADNGNLGINVTISIA; via the coding sequence ATGAGCACGAATAAGAGGCGCGGAGGAGCTAGCAGTTGTGCCGTGCCCGGGGTGCCCGCGCTGGCCGTGCCCACCGTACCCACCGCCATGTCGGCCGACCTCGCGTCGCTGTTTGAATGCCCCGTGTGCTTCGACTATGTTCTCCCGCCCATTCTGCAGTGCCAGAGCGGGCACTTGGTGTGCTCGAGCTGCCGACCCAAGCTGTCGTGCTGCCCGACGTGCCGCGGGCCCCTCGGCAACATTCGCAACCTCGCCATGGAGAAAGTTGCTAGCAATGTAATGTTCCCCTGCAAACACTCCAACACCGGCTGTACCGTGACCCTGGTTCATACCGAGAAGGCTGAGCATGAGGAAGCCTGTGAGTTCAGACCCTACTCCTGCCCCTGTCCCGGGGCCTCCTGCAAATGGCAGGGTGGCCTCGATCAAGTGATGCCTCACCTTATGATGTCACACAAAAGCATCACAACCCTACAAGGCGAAGACATAGTTTTTCTGGCTACCGACATAAACCTTCCTGGAGCAGTAGATTGGGTGATGATGCAGTCATGCTTTAATCATCACTTCATGTTAGTTCTGGAAAAGCAGGAGAAGTTTGATGGGCATCAGCAATTCTTTGCTATAGTGCAGCTTATAGGTTCTAGGAAGGAGGCGGAGAACTTCGCATACAGGTTAGAGCTGAACGGCCACCGTCGTAGACTCACCTGGGAAGCGATGCCACGCTCCATACATGAAGGTGTCTCCTCTGCTATCATGAACTCTGACTGCCTCGTCTTTGACACATCACTGGCCCAACTATTTGCTGACAATGGAAACCTTGGCATAAATGTCACAATATCTATTGCCTAA